In the genome of Raphanus sativus cultivar WK10039 chromosome 9, ASM80110v3, whole genome shotgun sequence, the window ATTATGGTGAGAGTTTGCATCTATATCTAATATGTTTTTGCTAATAATTGCCAGAAGATGGGTCGCATATTTCGTCTGTGGAGAGGGGTTTGGAAGAAAAATGAAAGGCTCCACTAGCATTTCGTCCCCACCCCTGCTGATTACGGGTTCACCATGTTCATGGAATCTCCTGAGACTTTCGAGAGGGTTGAAGCAGCTGTGAGGGAACATTATGTTCTCAGAGAGTTCAGTCCGTTGGTGATAACCTACGGGATGCCTGACTGGATGTTGTTCCCTAGTGGACAGATATCACCGGTGAAAAATAACCAACACCACTGAGCTTGTGAGTGTCATGAACCGCAGGCCACCAACTAGTGATGTAACACTGCTGCTCACCGTTGGGGCTAAGAACATCTCTGAGTATCAGTTTCTATGCCGTTCTGACTTCACTATCGGATCAAAAGCTTATGTGGTCGGTGAAAATCAAAATGAAAGGGCAAAACTTACCTATGAAAGTAAGTCATTTATTAGTCATAAATTTATTGCTAATCATTTTCTACTAGTTTACTCTTTCTTCCGTTGACGTACATTTATGGTAATTTGTCTACATGATTGGTCTTTGGAGAGAGGCTTATTACATGTGAAGAAGTTATGAAGGAAATCTTTGGAAAAAGAGAAATAGTCCTCCTCCACCGAGTTGCCCTTGAGATGGGATAAgccattttttatatatatctgaTTTACAAAGTGAACCATAAAAACATGAACGTATATTCCAAATGCATTTTGGTTTTCAATTAAATTTAACTATATTACTCTAATAAAATCAGGTATAAAATCAGAACGACATTATGATACACTATCTAAGCATAACAACTTAAACCATTCGAAAACACCAATAgggctttttatttttaacttaaattattttaaagtatataaatccTATAATATTCCTAAATATcagtgtttttatatatattctaattattaattttccCGTCGTGGACAAGTATATAAATATCACTCTCCATCACACCATACCTAACCATTCAAATATCAAAGCTTTTTATCGTCATCATCTCAAATGGATTCAATAATCAAATTGAGCACTTTAAGTGAGATTAAGCCCTTCAAATCTGGCTGGAGAGTTGCTGTTAAAGTGATTCATACATGGGTTTCATTCAGTCATCAGTTTGGTGCATGTCTTGAGATGGTGTTAGCCGATAAAAATGTAAGTAACACCTACTCTCTGTCGTTACTTTGATACTTTTTCTATATGATCTAAGTCGGCCAATGTTTTGTCATTTTTAGGGTGTCAAAATACATGCAATTTGCAAATAGCCACTACTGCAACGATTTGAGATGCAATGTGGTGTTGGTGAATGGAAGTTAAAGCATTAACTGCTATTTTCCCCATCTCTCCTTTTTTGTTTATCATATCTTATGTATTTTtctggaaaataaaaattactgcTGTCAACAATgtatcattattatatattgtttattaaTGAATCATGAGGAAACAATGCATGTATATACAATAGTGTATAGATAGAATTCAGTACAGCACTTATCTTTGTTCAGATTTGTTGTAGAGTATTTCTTGATGACAACATCTTGATATTCCTGAAGCTCACAGTTTCTAATTACATGTAAATCTAAATTATTTCTGAATGAGTCTAACGTAGCTTAGATTAAACAAATTTAAGAGTTTTGAGTATAACAACAATAGCCGTGCTTACCATGTATACTTCGTTATATCCTTTCTCAGCCTTCTTATACGTTCCTTATCACTTTATGTGTGTCCCTGGCCTATAATCacaacaaaagagaagaaaacattACTATCCTGTTTCACGTTTTcagttttagaaaaatacactAGGTTAGACGAATAACAAAcaaatttaaaagtatattgTCTATGTAAATGAGTAATTACACTTATCTTACGACATTGTGGAAATGTTTCACTTGATGTACAAAAGACCTTGGCTATTCCtgaattcaaacaaaatataaaatgattaaTCTGTTTGTAAATTTCAGTGACACCGAAATTGAATTTAACCCAAGTTTAACAAACGTACAAGTACAAAAAAGACATACCTTTGAGGTATTGATATCCATGTTGTAACTATTAAATTATAAACAGGTCGGTTAGATTCCCAGCCATCTCTACGCCTTCCATCTCAACGCCTTCCTTCCCAGACTGATCAattgtatattatatacatgGTTAGGTTTCTTAACAGAAAGATACAAAAAAGCAAAGACAATTTGTTTAGTAATTCAAGATATTACTCGGGGAGATAAAGGAACCACCACTGTTATTCTTGAAGCAGTCGCATCCCATGATCTATGGATCTGGCATGCTTTTTCGGATGTCCAGACACATTAAATGATATAAACGTTTTGGATCGTTCATCGGTATTCGATGATGTTGAACAAGGAAATACTCCAAAAGTGAACTTCTTCGTCAACCAACTTCCATATAATATGGCGTATTATCTAGCTGTAATTATCTATCCTTCGTATCATACTTACATCAAATCAATTAGGCTTCCTCAAAGTGAACCAGATTAGTTATTTGCATAAGTTTAAGAGGGTTGCCGGAAGGACATCGAACATGCATTCGGAGTCTTGCAGGCTCAATTTAAAATCATTCGTGAACCAGCTCGCATGTGAGACATTTCCGATTTGGCTATTATAACGAGGTCATGTATCATATTGCACAATATGATTTTTGAAGATGAACAAGTTACATATGCTCAAAATTAGACTGACTATGATCAATCTGAGGCAAGTGGATCTAATGCACCACAACCATTCTCGACtgaagttaatattttaattttgaaatcttcattgttttctttaaatgattataaattattgaaaccactAAACATTCCACATTAAACAAAATCTttggtgtaaaattttgttacaaaaaatatgcaaacaatcataaaatcatatgagtagaaacctcatttaataaatatccatattaaaagtatattatatatctattttaaatttaattttatatcatataCGATGATAAGATTGATTGTTTTGACTTATTACCCTAAAATGATTGCGAAGAAACAAGCGatcgtttgatttatatgggcatgccaatttattacataatagtaactgatttttagttatttcatatataattattattttattatttcataatatgcagaaaaacataaaattagtaatgaatataaaatatttattctgcacaAGGCGCATATCTTAACCTAAGTATGTttctctttaataattttaaatcttaaacatttcaTAAATCTTAggtaaaaaacaaaagaacaaaatgagaataaatacaaaaatcaatatttatatcgagtaataaccaaaataaaaaaacgacaaaaagagaaaaatattgaagatagatAGGATTGTCAAGTGAACGTAATCTTTCAATAAccaaaactaatttttaatttactaaatcatgatataaaatGGAGCTGACATATTTTcattgtaaccaaatagtaCGCCTAAAATTATTCGGCCTAAACGTTAAGTTTTTATGCGATAAGTAATTTTTCGATCTAGAATATTTCTTAAAATGGGAACAGCTCATCtgtaaacaaattatgtaattaacaaaaaagttttttaaaaattgtttaatggacaaaaatattaattcgatcaagaatataaatttatttttccatacaatatttcttaaatagttttcatataaatttactTTGCGCAATGCGCAGATCTTATCCTAGTATtcttattaaaactaaaaactaactCATCTTAAGTCAGTcggtttttttataaatacgtATATATAGTGGAAAGTAGTGAAAACTAATATtgtatatgttaaaataataaaggGGAATTGGATATTATTTCAGTTTTATCGAATTTttctgttaaaaatatatataattaagtggCCCGGAGATGATATGATATGGACTTACATTTGTAAAAAATTGTTGACATCACTATACATCTTTAGACTGGATGTGAGAAAGAGACTACATAAATTCTCTTTCTTATTAATCAATGAGCAAATTGAAAAAACAACCTTTGGAAGGTAGATTATTTACGAAGCTGTCATGCTGAGGTGGCAGTCGCATATTCACTCTCAGCTTACATTTACTAGAAATGACATTCCCATCTAAATATATTGTTGGTCTTCCTTTTAACAttaaattatatcaaattttacaTAGGGGCCTACTCTCCCTCATACGATAAAACTAGACAAAATAATAACTTCTATCACAGCCATACGTAATACAAACAAATAGACAAAAGTacttaaaataacatttacTTAACAATGTTTTTTCTCACATTTGGCCTAACTTAACCTAACAAACAAATAGACAAACGTTCTAAGAAAGAACAATTACTTTATAAACAATTCGATGAAGAAGAGTCGGAAACCGGAATGGTAGCATTTAAACCAGGTTCTCTGATCATAAACAATTCAGTGCCTGTTTATGCAATTTGATTGTGGAATGTATCTAGCCTAATTACTTAGGCAGATTCAGTGCCGCTTTATGCAATTCAATTGTGTACtatacacatatacatatttcaataatcaaaacacagtGTCCGCATAGGTTAAAAGACCATTTAACCATTTTTGCCAACCACATGAACTGCTATAAACTTAGGATCTATTTATGTTCCAGAAATATGGAAAATGCAACTCTTCTatatgccttttttttttttgaacaacactCTTCTATATGCCATGAACTCAGTTAAATTCGAACTACGTGAAGTATTTAAGTTACTATCGCAAACCAAAATTGTTCAATTCACACGAACCCATTTGAATTTGGTAAACTATTTTATGCCGGTTTATGCTCTATAAAATAAGAATGTATCTAGCCTAATTACTGGTGGTATACATCATTTAATTACGACAGATGCTGCCATAATTATTTTAggttagtatatatatagttttgacTATTTTACTTCTTTAAAATGCAATGTATTCCTTACATATGGTAAAATTTAAGGTGATTCAACTGATTAATACTacatttatatgtaatataaaatcATTGACATATATATGGTAAATGTTGTTTTCTATGCGATGATTTATGAGTGATTGACAAGCTAAATCGAACGTCTTAAATGCATTATGATACGAATATTTTCTCATAATGACTCTGTTTCTTCCTATATAAGACAAGGGAATGTGAGTCATTTTGTCATATTGCAAACCAGAGCAAAAATCTGAGATACgtaagcaaaacaaaaaaaaattactatggTTGTGATGTATCTGAGGTTCTatgataatttttctttataataatacCTATATTGATGGATTATGTATACACTCAGTAGCTGATTGCTTTGCATTTTTCTAATACAGGGGTCTCTGATATTACAGAGTAGTTCATCTCAGCATTCTGAGTCTAATGATCTGACACCAGCCAAGCGCACAAGGACTCCAATCATTAATTTGGATGAGGCTTTTGATCAGACCTATGTTACAAGGTCAGTGTTAACTATAAAGGTCAAGAAGGAGAAGTTCGAAAAAGTGGCTAGATTGATACTTGGCATTATGGAACGTCAGTGCATAGGCTTATGTTTGCATTAGTGCTATgagttttctgttttctttttttttcaatttctgGATTTTAGTTCGTTTTGTGGTTTCATTAaacctttttaaaatttgttgtCCAATTTGTTTGAATCATGGTAATTTCAAGCCTCTGCTCTTTATGAATTTCTTTGTCTTATGCTTACTCAGTTTTTGTCTTTATTCTTATGTTCAATTGATTAGGTTGAAATCCTTTATACAATATTTACAAGTTTGCAACTAATAAAGAGCAGTTAATAATCTAAATTGTCTAATTCTAATGGAATTGTGTTATGATAATAAACCAGAAGTTCGATCCTAGAAGATGCAACCAACATGGACAACACATTCATTACAAGTTATATAGTCTTCTATAGTTTAGATTGTAAAGAGAATACTAACCTCTGTTCACTGCATTTGATGGTAAAAGTATCTTTCTTGCTTCTATAGTTTAGATTGTAAAGAGAATACTAACCTCATGCAAGCTATTTACACTTCTGCAGGTACACCAGTTGAGCCCTGAAAACAAACAGGTAGATTACATTACACATGTACACAATGTAACTTTTCACTGAGATTTTTCATCCCTAACAAACAGGTAGATTACATTACGGTTACCTGAAGAAGCAGCTGACCAGGTTTGAAGGGAATCTCAACCTCTTTGGGAGAATTATTCGAGCAGGTTGATTCTCATAACATACTTGAAAAGGCCTGCAACAGTAAAAATGATATGCAATGCTTCAAGAAAGCTTTGAGTTTTAATTATCCAGGACAACTTGAAGTTTCTTTCTAGATAAtcatatgtttttgtttattttatatgctTTTGGCAAGGTTATTTTCGATACATTTTAAGAGACTGTTCtacaaactaaaattattttttctttattcagTACCTAAACTATTATACTACTACCTACTAAGTGTTGACACTAACCAGAGGATAAATCGTACACTAACCAGTCCCCAATTATTCAAATGATATCAATGAATCTTAGTAAATAGCAGGAGGAAACTAACCACGAGATCTCAGTGGCATCTCTCATGCAAGCAAGATCGAGAGTTACGATCAGGAAGATGACATCCACAGTTGCATGGCTTTGCTGAAGAAGATGGCGGAAGAGTCTCTGAATGAGGATATGCGATTTCTAATGTCGAAAATACGGAGCAGCTGTCTACGTTTGTATATCGggtttatatatataccttCAAGGTTTATTAAAATTCTACAGAAGATAAAAGATAATATGTTTGTTACAACTTTACATATTTTCTACAGACATTAGATGTTTTCAAAGACGTGAGAGTTAAGACGACGAAGCAAAAGACGCAAGTAAGAGGTAGCCTCAGAAACAAGAACGTACAAGCAAACATCTTCGTCAACCTGTAAAATCACGTGCCCTCGTTACCTCTTCACTCAATCCGGATTACTTTGCTACACACCAACACCATGTTAAACATCTCTCATTGCAaaacttatcaaaaaaaaaaaaaatttctcgcATTGCAAAACCtagaaaatcagaaaaaaaatctgAGGTATGGAGGAAGAACTGAATAGCTTGGTGAAAGTAGGGGTTTTAACAATAATGTCGGTATCTTATTGTTACTTCTTGCCACCTAGAATCAAATCCGGGATTTTCCGTTTAGTCTCTATTCTCCCTGTAtgtgttttgtttcttgttcttcCTCTGTTCTTGTCCTTTCCACTTTTCTCTTCCCCCGCATCGATTTTGCTAATACTTGCCGATTTGAAACTCATCCTCTTTTCCTTTGATCGAGGTCCTCTTTTTCCATTACCCTCAAATATCTTGTTATTCATCTGCTTCACCTGTCTACCCATCCAGCGTCAAAAGAACCCTAAACCTCAAGATCAATTGCGCACATGGATTTTCGCAACTAAAGTTGTACTCTTTGGTGTATTGTTACATTTATTTCACTACAAAACGCTACCTCCCATTCTGCTATTGGGTCTCTATCCACCGTTTTTATATGTTATACTTGAGGTTTCCCTAACGATCTTAAGGATTTTGTTGACTCACATTCTTAAATGCAACCTAGAGCCACATTTTAAGGAACCATACTTAGCCACGTCTCTTCAAGACTTCTGGGGACGCCGATGGAACCTCCTAGTCTCTGCAAGTCTCCGGGAAAGCGTCTACACTCCTGTGCGGCGTTTCTGCAAACGCCTAATGTTTTCAGATGATTCTGCTATGTTAATTAGTGTTTTGGTGACTTTCATAGTCTCTGGTGTGTTTCACGAAGTGCTTTTCTTCTATATAATCGGTGAGATGCCTACAGGGGAACTCGCTTTGTTCTTTGTGCTACATGGAGTTTGCACAGTTGTGGAAGTGGCGGTGAAAAGGACTACGTTTGCACAGAGGTGGGTGGTGAGTCAGATGTTATCACGGCTGCTAACGGTGGGTTTTGTGGTTGTGACCACTTGGTGGCTGTTTTTTCCTCCTTGGATTCGTAGCAACGTGACGGAGAAATGCTTCAATGAAGCCTCATTGCTACTTGATTTCCTAAGACGcaagttaatttttttgtacCTTAAGACGCAGGTTATTTCATTGAACTAACTTAATagttattgttattttaatcaaattgtttcttaaaattttgaataaaaacatacaaaaatgtATCACATTATTACAAATTAACTGAACAAGCTTCTAAGAACAATAGTTACAAAAAGCGTTTAAAGAACAACTATGGATTTATTTGAAAAGTAATAATTATGGACATCTTGGATTTTCTGTTAAGTCTGGATCTAGCGAGTCAGTCACGTTCAGAGTTGGTTTTGTTATATCGGCTCAAGATTTTCTGTTACCGTAGCTCGGGCCTCGGTAGACAAACTTGGACGTCATTGAGAGAATAACTGGTGAGACGTGATTAGGAATTTATCCCCATTTCCATTCCATTTCTTTTTCACGATTTTATAGTTTAGTACTTCAACAATCAAAATAACAAGTTTGAAATATCGTTTTTATTTCGTATGAATTTATAGAATTTGTGGTTTGTGAAACCAAATTTTGCACTGTAGATTTCAATGAATTAAGGAAAACAAAGAATACCTTACTTTTCTTGAGGTTCAGATATTCTGCAAGAGCAATGACCAAATAAATgcagaaaatatagaaaaataacaaaacaaaattcaaaaactagATCTTTATTTTGAATCCGCGTAAGAGCCTTGTGATCATTACAAAAGATTATAGAATTTTCAACTGCAAAAGCTGTTAACGAGTTTTTTTTAGTTCTAACCATCTAAAATcttaaacctaattgagtcgcagttCGATAACAAAAGACGAAGAAGACACGAAAAATGTTTTGTTGATTTCGGACTGAACCTTGCGGAAGGCTACCTACATACCCATTTCGAAGATTAAGCCGAAAATAGTTCAATTAATAGAGTGAAACAAGAAATCAAACTGCATTTTTAGTAATCGAGTGCCAGTCATAAAAACCAAGCTTGTTGAGAATAAAGTCTAAAGTTTCTAATTGCAAAAAATTCTAAGAGATAAAAATCATCCCTTGCCCTTCTTGCCTTGCTTCCTTTTATATATGCTTCCAAGGTCGGCCGTCTTTCTTTTTTGCCTCTGATTCGAGTCTATCTCTTTGCTGAAATCTAGCTTATCCTTTGATTCATGATTATCCTGggaacttgacatttatcttcatATCAATTAAACCGTCATTGTAATTTAGGCTAATTCTCGTCTAAAAATCGTAAGTGGGCATTGGTCGCGTTTAGACCTTGTCGGACCGTTTTTTGACTTAAATGTTTTGAAGATTTCTTTCGGACATCTTTGGTACGATGTTGTTTCTACAAAATAACGAAAACCAGGCGTATAGTCGAGATAACAATAGTGTTAAGTTAACTGTTATAGTTTCATACGATTGATTCAAGATTACAAGAAAACAAGTCTTTGttattttcatcgtaaaatttCAACGGTAACTCCAATCAAGACAAAACAAGAGATAGTTCGGTTCAGACTCGAAGGAGAGAGCTATGAGAATGAGACGAGTGGAGGCCGTGGTGTC includes:
- the LOC108826924 gene encoding probable long-chain-alcohol O-fatty-acyltransferase 7 — its product is MEEELNSLVKVGVLTIMSVSYCYFLPPRIKSGIFRLVSILPVCVLFLVLPLFLSFPLFSSPASILLILADLKLILFSFDRGPLFPLPSNILLFICFTCLPIQRQKNPKPQDQLRTWIFATKVVLFGVLLHLFHYKTLPPILLLGLYPPFLYVILEVSLTILRILLTHILKCNLEPHFKEPYLATSLQDFWGRRWNLLVSASLRESVYTPVRRFCKRLMFSDDSAMLISVLVTFIVSGVFHEVLFFYIIGEMPTGELALFFVLHGVCTVVEVAVKRTTFAQRWVVSQMLSRLLTVGFVVVTTWWLFFPPWIRSNVTEKCFNEASLLLDFLRRKLIFLYLKTQVISLN